The Nakamurella antarctica genomic interval GCACTGCATCAACTACGAGGCAACGGATTTGGCCCCCGACTTCGGCTGAACTGCCCCTGGTCGGGATGATGATGGATACCAACGGGCTACCGATTACCGCGTATCTGATCCGGTACACCCCGACGGAATGAATTTGCTCCACCACGCCTTGCAGGCCGACGCGCTCGAGGTGCTCTTCCAGCGCACGCCGCGCCGCAGCAAACACTGGCGCGTTGTCGGAACGCTGGCTCACCGAGGCCGAATGTATGCGCCAGCGGTACCAGACCTGCGGGATATGAACAACTCTGCGTGCAAGTTCGGTGGCCCGCAGGGCCAAGTCGTAGTCCTGAGATCCGTCGAAGCCCTCCCGGAATCCTCCGATCCGCATCAACAAGCTGCGGCGATACACCCCAAGATGGCCGATGTACATTTGGCCCCGAAGTCGTTCCGGAGAGAAATCTGGCTTATGAAAGCTGTTGCTGAGCAGCCCCTCTGAATCAACGTGGCCTTCGTCGGTGTAGAGCACGTCTGCATCGCCGTGCTGGGCTAGGGCATGCATCACCGCTCCCAACGCCCCGTCGACCAGTAAGTCGTCATGGTCCACTAGCGCAACGAATTCTCCGCGAGCCGCCGCCAGTGCGTCGTTGCTCGCGGCGACAATTCCACCATTCGTGCAACGCGTAATGATCTTGACTCGTGGGTCTCGGGCCATGTCGGCGAGGACAAGGCTTACTTCCTCGCTTTCCGAGCAATCGTCAACGCAGATCAACTCCCAGTCCATGAAATTCTGGATGAGGATGGACTGGAGCATCTCTTCGAGAAAACGACGGTCAGGACGAAAGACTGGTACCAGGATGCTCAACTGCGGTTTCCAGTGGGGGCTTAACGCAGCGGCGAAGCGGCGTGGGTGAACTTCGGGCGACTTCCTCGAATTCACCGCGATCCACGACCTAGTGCCCGCTTCACAATGCGAGTGGCTGGCTGAATCCGGAGGCCCGCCCGCCACACCCGTGTGTTCCGCATCGCGGCGACCTCTGATTCGAGTCTGGCAACTTCTTGTCGCAGTCGCGCGTCTTCGAGTCGCGCTAAGTGCAGGTTCTCTCGATCGCTGTCCCAGTTGGCGTGCATTATCTGAAATTTGGCTTCATCGCGGACAGTCCACTCGGCCAGCTTTGCTTCCAGTCCAATTATTCGGTCCACGAGATAAAGCTGGCGCTCGAGAGTCACCGAATCGGCGTTGAAGCCCGCTGCTGGCGTAGGCGGTGCTGAATTTTCGGCCACTACTCGTTCTCCCTGGTGTCGGTCGTGTGCTGTGAAGAGCCAGCCCTAGCATTGGCGCTAGCCAGAGGGAGCACAGTCGTGATGGACCAAATTATAGGTGGCCGTCAAGCAGAGCACCAAAGGTCGGCTGCCCCACGACACCCGACGGCGGCTAGAGTCAATGCAAAATCAACCTGAAGGACCGCAAAGTGATCTCGAAATACGATATTTCGGTGGATTTGGGCAACGAAGGAACCTCACACAGGTTCATGGTCGAGCTTGTCGGATCAAATAAGTCAGTGTTGGACGTGGGCTGCGCAACGGGCTATCTCGCGCAGACCCTCAACGCATTCGGCAACTGGGTCAGCGGCGTCGAGTACGACCCTGAAGCAGCCGAAACAGCCCGAGCACACATGAAGCGCGTGGTGGTGGCGGATCTAGACAACGCTGATTTGGCTGTCGCCATGGACGGCGAGAAATTTGACGTCGTCGTTTTCGGCGATGTTCTCGAGCATCTACGCGATCCGCTCCCCACGCTCCGACAAGCGCGGCAGCTTCTCAACCCTGACGGATACATCGTCATCTCTATTCCCAACGTGTCGCATGGCGACGTCCGAATGTCCCTGCTGCTGGGACGTTTTCAGTACCGCAACTTAGGACTGCTCGATACGACTCACCTACGCTTCTTTACCCGAGATACGTTGCAGGAGCTGCTCACCGATGCGGGTTTCATCGCTACTGAGGTTCGGACCACCAAAGCAGGTCTTTTTACCACTGAACTCGGGGTGCGCGAGGATGAGATCGACCCAAGCGTTATAGAAGCCATCGCAAAGGATCATGACGCCACCACCTACCAGTTTGTTTTGACCGCTGTCCCCGAGGGTGCGGCGGGGCTGGCCCAGAGAGCGGCGTGGCGCCTACAGGAATCCGAGAACCATATCGCTGGCCTACATGAAAACGTGAACCAGATTGCCGCCGAACTCACCGCTACGGCCAGCGCCTTGGCCGACGCCGAGCACCGGGTCGCCGCCTGCGAAGGTGAGCGGAAAGCGCTGTCATCTCAGGTCGACACGCTATGGACACAACTCAACTCCACCCAAATGGAGCTGAGCCGGGTGCACAGCGAACGAGCAAGCGCTGCCGACCTCGCCCCTCCCGCCGATGGCCCGGCGACTCAGGACCTAGCAGCGGAACTAGCCGCCGCCACGAAGGAACTGGAGGCGGTGAGAGCGACTAAGACCTTCCGGCTCCACCACCTTGTCACCGATATAATCCTGCCCCGTAGACGCCGGTGACCGGCAACAAGTGGGAAGATCTCCACTACTCGCCCAGACCTTGATGTCTCACCGGACAACGACGCTAGGTCCAATTCGAGGGAGAAACCTGCGCGGTCGACTAACATGGTCATGATGTGCGAGGCGACTATATGAGCGTATTAGGTGACCTTCGGGGTTCCAGAGAGCTACTTTCCAATCTGACGATGCGGGAGGTGCGGGGCAAGTACAAGCGAAGCCTGCTCGGGCAGGGCTGGTCCCTTCTCAACCCGATTGCCACACTCTCTATTTACTCGCTGGTGTTCGGATTCGTGCTCCGGCAAAATCCCGCCCCCGGGGATCCAAGCGGCCTCAAGGTCTTTGCTCTCTGGTTAGCCTGTGCGCTCCTACCGTGGAACTTCTTCAACAACACGGTTCAAGGCGGAATGTCGGCGTTGGTGAGTAATGGCAACCTCCTCCAAAAGGTCTATTTCCCGAGGTACACACTAGTTGTCGCATCGATGTTGGCGAGCTTGGTCACGTTTGGCTTCGAACTCGTTGTCCTGTTGGTGGCCCTCGTTCTCTTCGGCGCTACCCCGTGGCTGTTCCTCCCCGGAGTTATCGTCGCTGTTGTTGTGATGGCATTTTTCGGCCTTGGTATCGCATTAATGCTTTCAATAGCTAATGTTTACTTCAGGGACACCGCGCAGTTTGTGGGAATTTTCATGCAGATATGGTTTTATGCGACTCCCATTATCTATCCTGTGCACCTCATTCAAGATAAGCAAATCGAACTAAAAGCGCAGGGTAACAATATACCGTTGGAATTCATCTATCGCCTAAACCCGCTGGATAGATTCTCGACTATTTTCCGAAACCTCTTCTACGATAATCGATGGCCAGCCTGGGATGACGCGCTCTATTGTTTCTGTGCAGCAGCTATATCGATGACGTTGGGAATCTGGGTCTTCACACGGTTCCAAGGAAAGATTGCAGAGGAACTGTGAGCTCATCAGCAGTTATCGTCAGTGATTTATCGAAGCGATTCAAGCTCTACCGTGAGAGAAACCAATCACTTAAAGCTGCCCTCATGCGCGGAAAACGTGCTTCTTTTGAAGAATTTTGGGCGTTGAAGGATGTCGACTTTGAGATCCCGGAAGGTTCGACCTTCGGTCTCATCGGGGAAAATGGCTCCGGCAAATCAACCTTGCTGAAGTGTGTCGCGCAGATCCTCATGCCCGATAAAGGTTCCGTGACGGTCAACGGTCGGATCGCAGCCCTTCTCGAACTTGGGTCTGGATTTCACCCCGAACTCTCAGGCCGCGAGAACGTCTATCTCAACGGTTCGATCTTGGGGCTCACCAAGAAAGAACTTGAGCGCAAGTTCGATGCCATCGTAGACTTTGCAGGCATTTCAGAGTTCATCGACCAGCCGGTAAAAAAC includes:
- a CDS encoding methyltransferase domain-containing protein: MISKYDISVDLGNEGTSHRFMVELVGSNKSVLDVGCATGYLAQTLNAFGNWVSGVEYDPEAAETARAHMKRVVVADLDNADLAVAMDGEKFDVVVFGDVLEHLRDPLPTLRQARQLLNPDGYIVISIPNVSHGDVRMSLLLGRFQYRNLGLLDTTHLRFFTRDTLQELLTDAGFIATEVRTTKAGLFTTELGVREDEIDPSVIEAIAKDHDATTYQFVLTAVPEGAAGLAQRAAWRLQESENHIAGLHENVNQIAAELTATASALADAEHRVAACEGERKALSSQVDTLWTQLNSTQMELSRVHSERASAADLAPPADGPATQDLAAELAAATKELEAVRATKTFRLHHLVTDIILPRRRR
- a CDS encoding glycosyltransferase family 2 protein, which codes for MSILVPVFRPDRRFLEEMLQSILIQNFMDWELICVDDCSESEEVSLVLADMARDPRVKIITRCTNGGIVAASNDALAAARGEFVALVDHDDLLVDGALGAVMHALAQHGDADVLYTDEGHVDSEGLLSNSFHKPDFSPERLRGQMYIGHLGVYRRSLLMRIGGFREGFDGSQDYDLALRATELARRVVHIPQVWYRWRIHSASVSQRSDNAPVFAAARRALEEHLERVGLQGVVEQIHSVGVYRIRYAVIGSPLVSIIIPTRGSSAEVGGQIRCLVVDAVRSVVEKSTYQNFEIVVVADDSMSAQVRADLAQAGGDKLRFVPWSAPFNFAAKINRGVVESQGDFILMLNDDTEVITPDWLEVMLALAQQPDVGMVGPMLYFEDGTIQHGGHVYSGGGPGHVALGHRAGSTGPFAGLLVDREVSGVTGACALMPRAAYFAVGGMNLNLPINFNDVDLCLKVTNAGYRIIWTPHAELFHYESKTRVPRVVHYELDTLTQRWGRNIATDPFWPHGPDEGQ
- a CDS encoding ABC transporter permease — protein: MSVLGDLRGSRELLSNLTMREVRGKYKRSLLGQGWSLLNPIATLSIYSLVFGFVLRQNPAPGDPSGLKVFALWLACALLPWNFFNNTVQGGMSALVSNGNLLQKVYFPRYTLVVASMLASLVTFGFELVVLLVALVLFGATPWLFLPGVIVAVVVMAFFGLGIALMLSIANVYFRDTAQFVGIFMQIWFYATPIIYPVHLIQDKQIELKAQGNNIPLEFIYRLNPLDRFSTIFRNLFYDNRWPAWDDALYCFCAAAISMTLGIWVFTRFQGKIAEEL